In the Deltaproteobacteria bacterium genome, TGGGAGCTCCTCCTTGGTGGAGATCATACCTCCGGGCGCCCGGTTCTGTTCCCGGTGACCTACTTTCGGTGCCAGGTGACCCCATCGACCACCGCCGTGGTCTCGTTGCAGGTGAAGGCGGTGCTGACGGTCTGCTCCGGGAGGTTCCGCTCCTGACCGCAGGTCACGGTGCGTCCATAGGTGAGGGTCAGGGTGCCCGAGAACTCGCTGTCGCTCGTCCAGGTGAACTCGACGAAGTTGTCCTGCTTGTTGCACTGACCGGTGCACTCGGGCGTGTAGGTGATGGCGGAGCCATCGGAGCGCAAGGTGTAGGTCGAGAACTGGTCCAGGCAGGTCGGGTTGGGATCGGTGTCCCAGGTCCCCACCAGGCACTCGCCCTCCCCCGTGCCCGAGCCCGGCTCCCGCCCCACCGGGGGTTCGGCCTCGCTGCAGGCCGCCGCGGCGGTCCACTTGTCCTCGATCCCCGGCGCGACCTCCTCGTCCGTGCAGTGGTTCTCGTAGCCGATGGCCTTGCACTGCTTGTTCTCGTGGAAGGCGACGTTCAGCCCCGGACCCTCCGCCGACTCGCAGAACTCCCGCTCCTCTCCCTGCCAGCAGTAGTAGAAGTCCTCGCCGCTACCGGCCGTGCCCCAGAACTCGCAGGCGCCGTAGCCGCCACAGCCGCAGACGAAGAAGAGGGCAGCGAAGGTGACGCCGAGCACGGTGAGTCGTCGCAGGAAGGTCATCCCCGGCAATCAGATCCGCGGGACGGGAAATGCCAGCGCCGGGCCACTCGACCGATTTGACTTCCGGGGTGCCGACCTGCGAGGGTGCGCGCGAAATGATGCTTCGCTTCACCAGCAGCGCGTTCTCCGGCCGCACCGGCAGTGATCTGTCCGGCGCGGAACTGGATTCCTGCGCCCCGGAGGTGGACCGCTAGCGTCTGATCGAAGCGATCGAACGGCTTTCACGAGGCCCCCTCCGGACGATGACCGGAGGGGGCCTTTTCTTTTGCCCGCAATCCGGCGGGCAAACCCCCGGGGCCGCAAGGAGGCCCCGACCCCAACCAAGGAGAAGAACCATGAACCCCAAGCTGCACCTGAACGTCGGCACCATCGGCCACGTCGATCACGGGAAGACCACCCTGACTGCAGCCCTCACCTCCGTGATGGCTGCCCGTCATGGCGGCGAAGCGCTGCGCTTCGACGAGATCGACCGCGCCCCCGAGGAGCGTGAGAAGGGGATCACCATCAACACCGCTCACGTGCGCTACGACTCGGCAAGGCGGCACTACGCCCACATCGACTGCCCCGGGCACGCCGACTACGTGAAGAACATGATCACCGGTGCCTCCCAGATGGACGGCGCCATCCTGCTGGTGGACGCCTCGCAGGGGCCGCAGCCCCAGACCCGCGAGCACGTCCTGCTCGCCCGGCAGGTGGGCATCGAGCACCTGGTCGTGTTCGTGAACAAGGTGGATATCGCCGAGGCCGATCTGCTCGAGCTCGTCGAGCTGGAGACCGCCGAGCTCCTCGAGGCCCAGGGCTACACGGGCGTCCCCTTCGTGCGGGGCTCCGCCCGCGAGGCCCTGCGTGCCGCCGAGGAGGGCCGCTTCGACGCCCCCGAGGTCGAGTGCATCGACCGGCTCGTGGCCGTGATGGACGAGCACCTCCCGGATCCCGTGCGGGACCTGGAGGCGCCCTTCCTCATGCCCGTCGAGGACGTGCACACCATCAAGGGGCGCGGGACCGTGGTCACCGGCCGCGTCGAGCGCGGGGTGCTCGAGCCCCTGGCGACCGTCGAGCTCATCGGGCTCTCGGGCGCCGGCGAGCCGCTGCGCCAGGCGGTGGTCACCGGCATGCAGGCCTTCCACCGGGACATCCCCCGGGCCGAGGCCGGCATGAACGTGGGCCTCCTCCTGCGCAACGTCGAGCGGGACTCCGTCTCCCGGGGCCAGGTGGTCGCGGCCAGCGGCTCGGTGCGCTCGCGCCGGGCGGGCAAGGCGGAGGTCTTCGTGCTCACCGAGCAGGAGGGCGGCCGCCACACCCCCTTCGGCGCGGGCTACACGCCGCAGCTCTTCTTCGGCGCCACCAGCGTCACCGCGGTGCTCGAGCCCGAGGCCGGCAAGCTGGTCGCCCCCGGTGACCACACCACCCTCGCCTTCTCGCTGGGCAAGGCCGTGGCCATCGAGGTCGGCATGCGCTTCGCCATCCGCGAGGGCGGCAAGACCGTCGGCGCCGGCGTCGTGACCGAGGTCGGCGCCTAGCGGCGATGCATCAAGAGGGGGCGGCGTCCCGTCTGGATCCACTGCATCCGGCGGGGCGCCGCCTCTACGCCGCCTTCCAGGCCGGGATCCGGCTGCGGGGCCGGCGCCCCTCGATGGCGGTCAGGATCGCCTTGCCGGCCGAGGTGATGCGCCGCAGGGAGCGGGTCAGGTCAGCGGTGCTGGCCCCGTTCCAGACGATGTACTCGGCCGCCGACTCGAGACCGTTGCCGAGGGGGACCTCCAGTGCCCGGCACACGACGTGGGAGACCGCCTCGGCCTCCATCTCGCGCTGCTCGCGCGGCGGAAGCACCTGCCCCGCCTCCAGGTGGAGCAGGACGTGGGCGTACTCGTGGCAGAGCACCCGGATGCGCTCGTGGGGGGCCAGGTCGTGACGGATCCCCACCGAGTCCGGTGAGGCGTTGCCGAGCAGCCCGATGACCAGGTGCTCGCTGCGGGACAGCGGCCGCAGGGCGATGCCCAGCCACTGGGCCGCCGCCTCGATGGCCGGCAGCCAGGCCTCGGCCTCGCGCACGATCCGGGGCGCCCCCTCGGGGCCGTCGGTCTGGAGCACGTCGAAGACCCAGGCCATCCGGAAGGGCCAGCCCGTGTCGCTCCCCGGCGTGTAAATGAGGATCGCCTGCTCGCCCTTGCGCACGACCCGACCCTCCCGGGCCCACTGGCTCTTCCCTCGCACCCGGGTCGCGGTCGGCCGCTGCTCGGCGATGAGGTGCTGGTTGTGGAAGGAGTAGTGCCAGTGCCAGGCCATCCGGCCGATCAATCGATCGAAGCACTCGGACCGGGTGGTCCCGTCGACCTCGTGGATCAGCGCCTCGACCTCGGCCTTCACCCCCTTGCGGGCCCGCGCCAGCAGCCTCGCTCCGCTCTCGCCCTTCCCGTCCATGCCTTGAAGGTAGCGGGTGGGTCTGACGGATCAGGACGTCGAGGGCCGGACGAGACTCTGCCCTCATCCGTCACAC is a window encoding:
- a CDS encoding elongation factor Tu — translated: MNPKLHLNVGTIGHVDHGKTTLTAALTSVMAARHGGEALRFDEIDRAPEEREKGITINTAHVRYDSARRHYAHIDCPGHADYVKNMITGASQMDGAILLVDASQGPQPQTREHVLLARQVGIEHLVVFVNKVDIAEADLLELVELETAELLEAQGYTGVPFVRGSAREALRAAEEGRFDAPEVECIDRLVAVMDEHLPDPVRDLEAPFLMPVEDVHTIKGRGTVVTGRVERGVLEPLATVELIGLSGAGEPLRQAVVTGMQAFHRDIPRAEAGMNVGLLLRNVERDSVSRGQVVAASGSVRSRRAGKAEVFVLTEQEGGRHTPFGAGYTPQLFFGATSVTAVLEPEAGKLVAPGDHTTLAFSLGKAVAIEVGMRFAIREGGKTVGAGVVTEVGA